A stretch of the Argentina anserina chromosome 6, drPotAnse1.1, whole genome shotgun sequence genome encodes the following:
- the LOC126797315 gene encoding pterocarpan synthase 1-like, protein MALQSSYHSLLLVVVLAMTTFLDKASSTVGLRETKLSMYFQDFSAGPNISAVPIAGIAGKLWRFDQFGTVIVTDDRLTVAPSPRSATVGRGQGLAVTSSLDGRNAHVLLSIVFTNKKYNGSTLEIQGTSRQFEAVREVSVVSGTGKFRFARGYATFETYSVDSPNAYAVIRFNITVLH, encoded by the coding sequence ATGGCATTGCAGTCCAGTTATCATTCCCTACTACTTGTCGTGGTTCTAGCCATGACTACATTCTTAGACAAAGCCAGCAGCACAGTTGGATTGAGAGAAACCAAGCTGTCCATGTATTTCCAGGATTTCTCTGCCGGTCCAAATATCTCAGCAGTACCAATTGCAGGTATTGCCGGCAAGCTATGGAGGTTTGATCAATTTGGGACAGTTATTGTCACTGATGACCGTCTAACAGTAGCGCCGAGTCCGAGATCAGCAACAGTTGGCCGAGGCCAAGGCTTGGCTGTGACATCATCACTGGATGGACGCAATGCTCATGTTTTGTTATCAATCGTGTTCACAAACAAGAAGTACAATGGCAGCACTCTAGAGATACAAGGAACTAGCAGGCAATTTGAGGCAGTTAGAGAGGTCTCGGTTGTGTCAGGCACTGGAAAATTTCGGTTTGCAAGAGGATATGCTACATTTGAAACTTATTCTGTGGACTCCCCAAATGCATACGCAGTTATACGATTCAATATTACTGTGCTACACTAG
- the LOC126797314 gene encoding LOW QUALITY PROTEIN: protein RRP6-like 3 (The sequence of the model RefSeq protein was modified relative to this genomic sequence to represent the inferred CDS: inserted 3 bases in 2 codons; substituted 2 bases at 2 genomic stop codons), with translation MEKRETVKMIVVALASLSAFSVHFLYRSRCQRPQTRCYLQDETKPQHGFKRVLADNSYSPFKHLSLDDSNGDGGKNLNSHPYEAEITALLERAPIELKSVTEKFESEMIEACVWVXLEEMVEVLSKEKIFGVDTEQHSLRSFLGFTALISTEKEDYLVDTIALHDSMSLLRPVFADASICKVFHGADSDVLWLQRDFHIYVVNMFDTAKACEVLSKPQKSLAYLLETYCGVVTNKLFQREDWRQRPLSMEMVQYARTDAHYLLYIAGRLLAELDLLDNDADSGPNDNSRFVLEASRRSNMICLQLYTKDVEASAGESAASSIFSRHLNGEVGIASASYKFQGIWGNLSSVTLGWNGSCFKIIQDSFEKCSPLIWVQARIHDESLRYVISDQAIVALAEKAPTDPAYMLTIIAEAYDNVDSSLNSDLSSPSPVVCSHVDDFHYLLQNKKGNPDDFLPMILHNCLGQKGSCPLSVFNYALLVNYKMKVTVVAKQNGVRNRKKVGRMASRKLFVQQFXCKAPVYHNCRIYANDGRLLCYCDRRKLEWYLHRNLAKLVEDVPPGITLLFXPKGRPEDDGNDFYIQSKXNICVGCGERNHYLRYRIIPSCYRMHFPEHLKSHRSHDIVLLCMDCHEIAHAAAEKYKRKIAAEFGIPLFVRIVIDSQQTQSLSGKPVPVADVEEAGVSPLQLRTAAMALLRHGPTMPSKCREELTEIIKTFYGGRQISEEDLEKALLVGMTPHEKRRLQKKKGYSFQHSRESTSIDAEEKSTVNTSTSATPDASEVDTVHASFTNDAEASVIYQEEDVSTVKDIDLSPSTLNLRIDERESSSNEKNMNSEITKVFNTTLVSVVNGDGTNDRKNTQNESVIGHSTSKRNHKSKHSLLGHGPHGKQVVDHLLKESGEDGISQFCQRWRQVFVEAVHPQFLPSGWDITHSGRRDFGDFSVYNPTKKASAAT, from the exons ATGGAGAAGAGAGAAACGGTGAAGATGATAGTAGTGGCCCTCGCTTCTCTCTCAGCTTTCTCCGTCCACTTCCTCTACCGGAGCCGCTGCCAGCGCCCCCAGACTCGCTGTTATTTACAAGACGAGACAAAGCCGCAGCACGGATTCAAGCGAGTGCTGGCCGACAATTCCTACTCGCCGTTCAAGCATTTGAGCCTCGACGATTCCAACGGCGACGGAG GTAAGAATCTGAATTCGCATCCGTACGAGGCGGAGATCACGGCGCTGTTGGAGAGGGCGCCGATTGAGCTGAAGAGTGTGACGGAGAAATTTGAATCGGAGATGATCGAGGCGTGTGTTTGGGT GTTGGAGGAGATGGTTGAGGTTTTGAGTAAAGAGAAGATATTTGGGGTTGATACTGAGCAGCATAGCTTGAGGTCATTTTTGGGATTTACTGCTTTG ATTTCGACTGAGAAGGAAGATTATTTGGTGGACACTATTGCTCTACATGATAGTATGAGCCTTCTGCGGCCGGTTTTCGCCGATGCTAGTATTTGCAAG GTTTTCCATGGGGCGGACAGTGATGTTCTCTGGCTGCAAAGGGACTTTCATATTTATGTTGTCAATATGTTTGATACTGCAAAG GCTTGTGAAGTGTTATCGAAACCGCAGAAATCATTGGCTTATTTACTTGAAACTTACTGTGGAGTTGTCACTAACAAATTGTTTCAG CGTGAAGACTGGAGACAACGCCCTTTGTCAATGGAAATGGTGCAATATGCTCGAACAGATGCACACTACCTGCTTTACATTGCAGGCCGTTTACTTGCTGAGCTGGATTTGCTGGATAATGATGCtg ATTCTGGACCCAATGACAACTCACGTTTTGTTCTCGAGGCTAGTCGGCGTTCAAACATGATATGTTTGCAACTGTACACTAAAGACGTAGAAGCTTCAGCTGGAGAGTCTGCTGCTTCATCAATATTTAGCCGCCATTTAAATGGTGAAGTAGGCATTGCATCAGCATCTTATAAATTCCag GGGATTTGGGGAAATCTGAGTTCAGTGACTTTAGGCTGGAATGGTAGTTGTTTTAAGATAATCCAAGACAGCTTTGAGAAATGTAGTCCTCTTATATGGGTTCAG GCTCGCATACATGATGAAAGCTTGAGGTATGTAATATCAGATCAGGCTATTGTTGCCCTCGCAGAAAAAGCTCCAACTGACCCTGCCTACATGTTAACCATCATTGCAGAAGCTTATGATAATGTGGATTCAAGTCTCAATTCTGACCTCTCATCTCCATCTCCTGTGGTCTGCAGTCATGTGGATGATTTCCATTATCTACTCCAGAACAAAAAAGGCAATCCTGATGACTTCTTACCCATGATTCTTCATAACTGCCTGGGCCAAAAAGGGAGTTGCCCACTTTCTGTCTTCAACTATGCTTTACTGGTTAATTATAAGATGAAAGTGACAGTGGTTGCCAAACAAAATGGGGTCAGAAATCGAAAGAAAGTAGGTCGAATGGCTTCTCGAAAGCTGTTTGTTCAACAAT CCTGCAAAGCTCCAGTTTATCATAATTGCAGGATCTATGCAAATGATGGGCGTTTGCTTTGTTACTGTGACCGCAGGAAGCTTGAATG GTATCTTCACCGGAATTTGGCTAAACTTGTTGAGGACGTTCCACCTGGTATTACGCTTCTTTTTTAGCCCAAAGGCCGTCCAGAAGATGACGGCAATGATTTCTACATTCAAAGTAAGTAAAACATTTGTGTTGGCTGTGGTGAAAGAAATCATTACTTAAGGTACCGAATTATTCCATCATGCTACAGAATGCACTTCCCTGAACATTTGAAAAGCCACCGTTCTCATGATATTGTCCTACTATGCATGGACTGTCACGAGATTGCTCATGCCGCTGCAGAGAAGTATAAGAGAAAGATTGCTGCAGAGTTTGGGATTCCACTTTTTGTTCGTATAGTGATTGATTCGCAACAAACTCAATCTTTATCTGGGAAACCTGTGCCTGTAGCAGACGTTGAGGAGGCAGGTGTATCTCCTTTACAGTTGCGAACAGCTGCTATGGCTCTCTTGCGCCATGGACCAACAATGCCATCCAAATGCCGTGAGGAACTGACAGAG ATTATTAAGACATTTTATGGAGGGAGACAAATCTCTGAAGAAGATTTAGAAAAGGCTTTGCTTGTTGGGATGACACCTCATGAGAAAAGACGACTTCAGAAGAAAAAAGGGTATTCTTTTCAACATTCTAGAGAGAGTACTTCTATAGATGCAGAGGAGAAAAGTACTGTTAATACTTCCACATCTGCCACTCCGGATGCTTCAGAAGTTGATACTGTACATGCATCTTTCACCAATGATGCCGAAGCATCTGTGATATACCAAGAGGAAGATGTTTCCACAGTGAAGGATATTGATTTGAGCCCCTCCACTTTAAATCTGAGGATTGATGAAAGAGAATCTTCCAGCAATGAGAAAAACATGAATTCAGAGATAACCAAAGTGTTCAACACTACACTTGTTTCTGTTGTAAATGGTGATGGTACTAATGACAGGAAAAATACACAAAATGAATCAGTAATCGGCCATTCTACTTCCAAACGTAATCATAAATCAAAACACTCCCTGTTAGGACATGGTCCACATGGTAAGCAAGTTGTGGATCATCTGTTAAAGGAATCTGGGGAAGATGGTATTAGTCAGTTCTGTCAGCGGTGGAGACAAGTATTTGTTGAAGCTGTTCATCCGCAATTTTTACCTTCCGGCTGGGATATTACACACAG TGGTAGGAGGGACTTTGGTGACTTCAGCGTCTACAATCCAACCAAGAAAGCTTCTGCTGCTACTTAA
- the LOC126799258 gene encoding NEDD8-activating enzyme E1 regulatory subunit AXR1-like encodes MAEPKVKYDRQLRIWGEQGQAALEKASVCLLNCGPTGSETLKNLVLGGVGSITVIDGSKVEPGDLGNNFMVDESCVGQSKAKCVCQFLQELNDAVKAKFIEEQPEALIQANPSFFSQFTLVVATQLVEDSMVKLDRICRDSNVQLIFARSYGLTGLVRISLKEHTVIESKPEHFLDDLRLNNPWPELRGFAETIDLDVSDPVAHKHTPYVVILVKMAQEWAKNHEGGLPTTREEKKEFKELIKARMTAIDEENYTEANENSFKVFTARGISSELQQIISDGHSEIDSSSADFWVMVAALKEFLANEGGGEAPLEGSIPDMTSSTEHYIALQKIYQAKAEADFLVIDQRVRTLLKKIGRDPSSISKATIKSFCKNARKLKVCRYRPIEDEFSSPPQSDLQKYLTDEDYSVAGGFYILLRAVDRFAANYNNFPGQFDGVMDEDISRLKTTAVGLLNDLGCSGVTLTEDLINEMCRFGAAELHAVAAFVGGIASQEVIKLITRQFVPLSGTFIFNGIDHKSQLLVL; translated from the exons atggCCGAACCCAAAGTCAAATACGACCGTCAGCTCAG AATCTGGGGCGAGCAAGGCCAAGCAGCGCTGGAGAAAGCCAGCGTCTGCTTACTCAACTGCGGCCCCACCGGCTCCGAAACCCTCAAGAACCTCGTTCTCGGCGGCGTCGGAAGCATCACCGTCATTGATGGATCCAAAGTCGAGCCCGGCGACCTCGGCAACAATTTCATGG TTGATGAATCGTGCGTGGGGCAATCCAAGGCGAAATGTGTGTGTCAGTTTCTTCAGGAGCTGAATGATGCTGTTAAGGCTAAGTTTATTGAGGAGCAACCTGAGGCTTTGATTCAGGCCAATCCTTCCTTCTTTTCGCAGTTCACTTTGGTTGTAGCTACTCAG CTGGTGGAAGATTCAATGGTAAAGCTCGACAGAATATGCAGGGATTCAAATGTGCAACTGATATTTGCGCGCTCTTATGGCCTCACTGGGCTTGTCCGCATCAGTTTGAAG GAACATACAGTGATCGAGTCCAAGCCTGAACATTTTCTGGATGACCTTCGGTTGAATAATCCATGGCCTGAGCTAAGAGG GTTTGCAGAAACTATCGATCTAGATGTGTCAGATCCTGTTGCCCACAAACACACGCCATATGTCGTCATTCTTGTCAAGATGGCACAGGAGTGGGCCAAGAATCACGAAGGTGGACTTCCAACAACCAGGGAAGAGAAAAAAGAGTTCAAG GAGCTTATCAAAGCCAGGATGACTGCAATTGATGAAGAAAACTACACAGAAGCCAATGAGAACTCCTTTAAAGTCTTTACCGCTCGAGGAATCA GTTCGGAGCTGCAACAGATAATTAGTGACGGCCATTCTGAAATTGATTCCAGTTCAGCTGACTTTTGGGTTATGGTAGCGGCATTGAAG GAATTCCTAGCAAATGAAGGTGGTGGTGAGGCACCCCTTGAGGGATCAATACCAGATATGACATCTTCAACTGA GCACTatatagccttacagaaaatcTACCAAGCCAAGGCTGAGGCTGATTTTCTAGTTATTGACCAAAGGGTTAGGACTCTTCTAAAGAAAATAGGCAGAGATCCCAGTAGCATCTCAAAGGCAACTATTAAAAGTTTCTGCAAGAATGCAAGGAAACTCAAA GTTTGCCGGTACCGCCCCATTGAAGATGAGTTCAGTTCTCCACCCCAATCAGACTTACAAAAGTATCTAACAGATGAGGATTACAG TGTAGCTGGTGGCTTTTACATTTTGCTTAGAGCTGTTGACCGGTTTGCTGCTAATTACAACAATTTCCCCGGGCAATTTGATGG TGTGATGGATGAGGACATATCTAGATTGAAGACAACAGCTGTTGGCCTTCTTAATGATTTGGGTTGCAGTGGCGTAACATTGACAGAAGACCTTATCAATGAGATGTGCCGATTTGGTGCTGCAGAACTTCATGCAGTTGCTGCTTTCGTTGGAGGAATAGCATCTCAGGAAGTGATTAAG CTTATAACAAGACAATTTGTACCCTTGTCTGGGACTTTCATCTTCAATGGCATCGACCACAAGTCTCAGTTGTTGGTACTGTAG